A region from the Pelobates fuscus isolate aPelFus1 chromosome 1, aPelFus1.pri, whole genome shotgun sequence genome encodes:
- the LOC134573096 gene encoding gastrula zinc finger protein XlCGF71.1-like, with protein sequence MNESFYKRTKDFTSQKSRTPSASYMSTNEIANKNTKPFSCSECGKCFPYNSYLVKHQRIHTGEKPFSCSECGKCFLCKTDLAIHQRTHTGEKPFACPECGKCFVAKSELVKHHRSHTGEKPFICSECGKCFRISLYLLLHKRTHTGEKPFSCSECGKCFVSKAKCVAHWRLHTGEKPFSCSECGKCFVSKEQCCTWANSHRRKNILMF encoded by the coding sequence ATGAATGAATCTTTTTATAAAAGGACCAAAGACTTCACCTCTCAAAAATCAAGGACTCCCTCTGCATCATATATGTCTACAAATGAGATagcaaataaaaacacaaaacctttctcatgttctgaatgtggaaaatgttttcctTATAACTCATATCTTGTGAAACATCAGAGAATTCACACTGGAgaaaaacctttctcatgttctgaatgtgggaaatgttttctcTGTAAAACAGATCTGGcgatacatcagagaactcacacgggAGAAAAACCTTTCGCATgtcctgaatgtgggaaatgttttgttgCTAAATCAGAACTTGTGAAACATCATAGaagtcacacaggagagaaacctttcatatgttctgaatgtgggaaatgttttagaaTCTCTCTATATCTTCTTTTGCacaagagaactcacacaggagagaaaccgttctcatgttctgaatgtgggaaatgttttgtctCTAAAGCAAAGTGTGTTGCACATTGGCGacttcacacaggagaaaaaccattttcatgttctgaatgtgggaaatgttttgtttCTAAAGAACAGTGTTGCACATGggcgaactcacacaggagaaaaaacattctcatgttctga